One window of Penaeus chinensis breed Huanghai No. 1 chromosome 34, ASM1920278v2, whole genome shotgun sequence genomic DNA carries:
- the LOC125043642 gene encoding allergen Asp f 7 homolog: MHALPSAFVCGPKETSRSTLRFELHICHPTPQDINLGPTTGLPAITYLTLVPLCDLRPALPQLPDTTRHQLSYSPLTQLSHPPPPPLRLLLNLPNPEYSSHPPPPLTQFAPPHLTQLSHPPLTQLPPLPNA; this comes from the exons ATGCATGCCCTCCCGTCAGCCTTCGTATGCGGCCCAAAGGAAACAAGCAGATCCACTCTGAGATTCGAACTCCATATTTGCCATCCAACTCCACAAGATATAAATCTGGGACCCACGACTGGCCTTCCTGCCATCACATACTTGACCTTAGTCCCACTCTGCGACCttcgccccgccctcccccagCTGCCTGACACCACACGCCACCAGCT CTCTTACTCCCCACTAACACAgctctcgcaccccccccccccacctttgagACTGCTCTTAAACCTCCCCAACCCTGAATACAgctctcacccccctccacctttaACACAGTTCGCACCCCCACACTTAACACAGCTCTCACACCCACCTTTAACACAGCTCCCACCTCTCCCCAACGCTtaa
- the LOC125043730 gene encoding uncharacterized protein LOC125043730: MMAAAPVVVVVLALLAGGVSACGSGSQQPRRPVPVATTPAPAPGLCSGVALLHGTFSDIRQSVLRELCLRVHQHVHLKTSQRSAPNPKQQPKRTEQAAALNLHRDSFSDQVRWEAGEASDVINTANWYVDAEVPLSNGYTWYQHGLPLWPLLDQTLTQKETILGKKKKLNWPNYAIATPLYVAPLEASNSRDLAISVRKLFAGDTARPEQQSASQNTFANSNKFQSTVLDFIKDHFQDQFGYMRSDIGQTFGETERWIQPLIKQSLRPMLESFMKRQKTRAPKSRDVATCPDEVYLFFLQKPCPTASACQVILDIQQELRVTNCVNTDVVVGYTTARSAPHG; the protein is encoded by the exons ATGATGGCAGCCGCTccagtggtggtagtggtgttagCACTGTTGGCAGGGGGAGTATCAGCGTGCGGCTCGGGGTCCCAGCAACCTCGCCGACCTGTTCCTGTGGCTACCACGCCGGCGCCCGCCCCCGG aCTCTGCTCCGGAGTGGCTCTGCTGCACGGCACTTTCTCGGACATCCGGCAAAGCGTATTACGTGAACTGTGCCTCAGGGTCCACCAGCACGTGCACCTCAAGACTTCGCAGCGTTCGGCCCCCAACCCCAAGCAACAGCCAAAG CGCACGGAGCAGGCGGCGGCGCTGAACCTCCACCGCGACAGCTTCAGTGATCAGGTCAGGTGGGAAGCGGGAGAGGCGAGTGACGTCATCAACACGGCAAACTGGTATGTGGACGCGGAGGTGCCGCTGAGCAATGGTTACACTTGGTACCAACATGGCCTGCCCTTGTGGCCGCTGCTGGACCAAACACTTACACAGAAGGAGACCATCCTGGGCAAGAAGAAGAAACTCAACTGGCCCAATTATGCAATCGCGACGCCACTGTACGTCGCGCCCCTGGAAGCCTCCAACAGCCGTGATCTTGCCATCTCCGTCAGGAAGCTCTTCGCTGGGGACACTGCAAGGCCCGAGCAACAGAGCGCTAGCCAGAACACCTTCGCCAACAGCAACAAATTCCAGTCTACCGTTCTGGATTTCATCAAAGACCATTTTCAAGACCAATTCGGTTACATGCGTTCAGATATCGGTCAGACCTTCGGCGAGACCGAACGGTGGATCCAACCGCTCATAAAGCAAAGTCTGCGCCCCATGTTGGAGTCTTTCATGAAGAGGCAGAAGACTCGAGCGCCAAAGAGCAGAGATGTGGCGACGTGTCCCGATGAGGTGTACTTATTCTTCCTGCAGAAGCCGTGCCCGACGGCCTCGGCCTGCCAGGTCATCCTCGATATCCAGCAAGAACTGAGAGTCACCAACTGCGTCAACACCGATGTTGTGGTCGGTTACACCACAGCGAGATCCGCGCCCCATGGCTAA